Genomic DNA from Novipirellula caenicola:
AAGTTTCGGGGAGGTGAAGCGCGCCAACGGCTTGGAAAGCCGAGCGACTATCGGATGCCGGATCGGCGCTTGCAGCAACTTGATTCGACCTACGCAATGAACTTGAACGTTGCAATCTCTAACACAACGTGGCCCCACCCAGAGCTTGCTTCGCTCGCTCTGACCTCCCCAAAACAAGTTTTGGGGAGGTCAAGCACGCCAACGGCTTGGAAAGCCGAGCGACTATCGGATACCGGATCAGCGTTTGCAGCAACTTGATTCGACCTACGCAATGAACTTGAACGTTGCAATCTCTAACACAACGAGGCCCCACCCAGAGCTTGCTTCACTCGCTCTGACCTCCCCAAAACAAGTTTCGGGGAGGTGAAGCACGCCAACGGCTTGGAAAGCCGAGCGACTATCGGATACCGCTCCGGACTAAACCGGCAATCCAAACAAACGGCAGGCGTTTTCAGTGGTGATCGCCGCTAATCGCTCGGGCGATACGCCTCGGACATCGGCGAGACAGCGAAGCGTGTGAGCCACGCGCGCCGGTTCGTTGGGCCGTTTGCCTCGCAGTGGTTCGGGGCTGAGGTAGGGGGCGTCGGTTTCAACGAGCAATTTGTCGTCGGGAACGATTGCCGCAACGGCACGCAAATCATCACTCTTTTTGAACGTCACCATTCCGGCGAAACTGAGGTGCAGCCCCATCTCTAAACACTGTTTGCCCAGCGCGATATTGCCGGTGAACGAGTGCATGATGCCTGCGGGCACCGACGATTGCCGCTGCAATTGCTCGACAATCAAATCGCCACTTTCACGCATATGGATCACCATCGGCAATCCCGTGTCGCGACACAACTGCATGTGACGATCAAAGTAGTCGTGTTGCAACGGCAGTGGCGTGTCGTCCCAATAACAATCCAATCCCGTTTCGCCGATCGCTTTGACGCCAACTTGGGAAACCATCGCTTTGATCTGGGCAAAATCTTCTTCGCCCGCTTCGGCGGCCGAGTTCGGTTGGATCCCGATCGTGGCAAACAAGTAATCCGGATACGCTGCGGCAAGCTCGCACGCGCGGCGACTGGTTTTCACATCAATCCCAACCACGTTGATTCCGACCACCCCCGCATCCTTGGCACGTGTGATCACGTCGTCAACGATTCCGTCAAAGGCATCGGTATTGAGATGAGCGTGAGTATCAAAGAGCGTGAGCGTCATACCGACCAAAAGAAACGAGTGAGGTGATAGAAGACGGGGGCGGCGAAACAGATCGTGTCGATTTGATCCAGCAGTCCTGCGTGTCCTTGGACAAGCGTTCCCGTGTCGGTGACGCCTCGGTCGCGTTTGATTGCACTCATCGTCATCGTTCCGGCACATGCCATCACGGTCACGACGGCCCCCAGGATCCAAGCTTCCCACGGATGAAACGGAGTGGCCCAGGAAAGCGCCGCAGCGACCAGTCCCGTGGTCACCATCGAGCCCAAGAAACCTTCCCAGGTTCGCGATGCGTTGATTTTCTCGGCGATCACTTTGCGACCGGCAAGTTTCCCCCAGGCGCGTTCGAACACCGAGGCGAGCTGTGCGATCAAGACAAAGAAAACGAGCAGGCTGACGTTGCTGCCGTTCCAAGGAATTTTGCCGGTTTGCACCAAATCAAGGTCCAGTAGCGCCGGCGCGTAACTGAGCGAGTAGACGCAGATCAACAACCCCGATTGAATCTTGGCGCTGCGTTCGAGAAACCGTTTGTAATCGCCGGCGATCGCCGCCCGGGCCGGGATAAACAGACTCGCATAAACTGGAATCATGATGCTGTAGAAATCATAAAAATCACGGTTGGGGTCCGTCGTGATCCAGCTGGGCGGACTGCTGCCCAGTCCAATCAAGATGTACTGCAGCGGGGTGAAAATAAAGAACACCCAAAACAGCGTGCGGTGATCGCCTCGCCGCGTGGGCGTCATCGTGATGAATTCACGCAGCGCCCAAAAGGAAACGAAACCAAACAGCACGACGACCCCGACGCGGTGCAGCACAAAGCCGAACACAAAGATCGCCAGCATCATCCACCACACGCGGACTTTGTGCTTGAACCTCGCGATCAGCGCCGATTCAATCCCCATCGGTTCACGACGCGAGAGCACTTCGCCAACCACCGTGGCGATGCCAAGTGCCGTGATGATCACTGCCAGCAGAATATAGGTGCGATTGGAAAGCCACTGCGCGTTTGCTAGCACGCCATCGGCCGAGGCTAGCATCCCGCTTGGTCGAAAGCCACAAACGCTCGGGCGTAGCGACGACAGCAGGTCGGATGCGGCGGTGGAAATTTGACTTAAAACGTTCACGAAAACTTTCAATGCAGTGCAATCGACCAGCCACGAACCATTAAGACCGCAACCAGCGTAGATCAATTTCCCGGTTGACTAGTCGAGCTCATCATCAAACGGGCTTCGAATCAATGCGGGCCTCCAATCAAAACGGCTCCTCGATTAGGCGGGCCTTGACCATTGGCGGACATAAAACAAACAAGCTGGCCGTCGAACCAAGTGGCTGTCAACGCAGATTCCCAGCTAAATCGCAGTCCGAAATGCCGTCGCTCCCTTCCCCCCGGTGGCCATCGTGCCTGGGATTGTAATGGCTGGACCCACGTTCTGACGAGCACGCTCCGACCCGTTTTTTTGGACCCGAAAATGCCAGAATTCGCGGTTTGGTTACCAAGAATTTCTCTGGATGTTACGAATGGTCCACAAGTTGCGTATTGGACACGATATCGCTTTGCGCTGTCGTTTTGGCGTCAAGGTGTGTGTTTTCCCGAATGAGGTGATAGAAAGCCAATGATGCTTTACTTTTTGTTTGTGTTGCCCCCCTTCCTTTTGGGGCTGTATGCCCAGTGGAAGGTGAAATCGGCTTTTGCGCAAATGAGTAAGATTTCGACCCGAATGTCGGGGGCGCAAGCGGCTCGCCGCATGCTGGATAGTGCCGGACTTCATTCCGTGGGAATTGAACAAGTCAGCGGCATGTTGAGCGATCACTACGACCCTCGGGCAAAGGTGCTGCGATTGAGCAACGACGTGTACAACGGTCACAGCATGGCCGCCGTCGGTGTGGCATGTCACGAAGCGGGGCACGCGTTCCAAGACGCACAGAATTACGCGCCGCTGATGATCCGCAATACTGCCGTTCCGGCTGCGAATTTTGGCTCTGGCGCGGGGATTTGGATGCTGTTGGGAGGTATCTGGTTCGGGATCCCAGCGTTGGCTTGGATTGGCGTGATTTTGTTCGCCGCGGTCGTTTTTTTCCAAGTGGTGAACTTGCCTGTCGAATTCAACGCCAGCTCACGAGCTCGCGAACAACTGGTCGCGCAAGGGATCATCGCGGGCAACGAAGAACATTACGTTGCCAAAGTCCTTAACGCGGCAGCACTAACCTATGTCGCAGCAACGCTGCAATCGATCATGACGCTGGCCTATTACCTATTCATCCTGTTGAACGATCGCCGTTAACGGGTGGAATGGGCATCGAGCCGAGTGAATCGCATTCGCCTTGCGGCGTGCCATTCAGCTCGTCGATGGCGTCGCAGATCATTTCCAGCTACGGTAGGACGATCCCCATTCGTCCTACCGTTTTTTTTTGGTGTTCCCCATGAGCGAACCTGACTACTTTGGTGCTCTCGAAAATGTTGCTGCCGTCCAAACCAAGGCAGCGGGTCCGAGCGGAAAGCTGCCGCTCAGCGACGAGATCCTGCGGAATTGGAGCAGCGGCGATCTGTTCGGATTGACCCAAAGTGTTGGCATGGGTTTTGACCCGCGACGGGTATTGGGCGACCAGTACCTGATCCTCAGCACGCAAGGCGGGATGCGGAATCCTGATGGCACCCCGATTGCGCTCGGTTACCACACGGGGCACTGGGAAGTCGGGTTGTTGGTCCAAGCGGCGGCAGAACAGGTGTGCCAACATGACGGTGTTCCGTTTGCCGCGTTCGTCAGCGATCCGTGCGATGGTCGGACGCAGGGAACTCAGGGCATGTTTGACTCGCTGCCCTACCGCAATGACGCCGCGATGGTGATGCGGCGATTGATCCGATCGCTACCGCAGCGTAAAGGCGTGATCGGCATTGCAACCTGTGACAAGGGATTGCCTGCGATGATGATGGCGCTGGCCGGATCCAGCCAACTTGCCAACGTATTGGTGCCGGGCGGGGTGACGCTTCCGCCCACCGTGGGTGAGGACGCAGGCAAAGTGCAAACGATCGGCGCCCGCTATTCACGCGGTGAAATGTCGCTCGAAGAAGCATCGCTCGAAGGCTGCCGAGCGTGCGGAACCCCGGGGGGTGGTTGTCAATTCTTGGGAACGGCGGCGACTAGCCAAGTCGTGGCCGAAGCTCTTGGGATGACCGTGCCACACGCGGCGCTGGCACCGAGCGGGCAACCGATTTGGACCAAGCTGGCTCGCGATTCGGCCGACGCATCGCGACAAATGGTGCTGCGAGGCCAATCACTTCGCGACGTGTTGACCGACGATGCGATCTTCAATGCGATGCTGATCCACGCCGCGGTTGGTGGCAGCACAAATTTGTTACTGCACATCCCCGCGATCGCAGCGGCGGCGGGTCTTCAACGCCCCGATGCGGCGGCGTTTCGCAAGATCAACCAGATGGTGCCTCGCTTTGTCGACTGTCTGCCCAATGGTCCCGTTGGACATCCGACGGTGCGATTATTTTTAGCAGGCGGGGTCCCCGAGGTCGCATGGCACCTGCGAGAACAAGGACTGCTTCGCGCCGACGCAATCACGGTCACCGGCAAGACATGGAACGAACTGCTCGACGTGTGGCAGACCAGCGATCGACGGCAAGTTTGTCGTGAACGACTTGTCGAAGCAGACGGTGTCGATCCCGATGAAGTGATCATCCCGCCAACCGAAGCGACGCGACGCGGGATGACCAGCACCGTTTGCTTTCCCAGCGGCAATCTTTGTCCCGAAGGATCGGTGATCAAAGCCACGTCGATCGATCCAAGTGTGATTGACGAAGACAACGTCTATCGCAAACGAGGTCCGGCCCGAGTTTTCACCACCGAGCGGGCGGCGATCGCCGCAATCAAGGGACAAACCGAACCGGCGATCAAAGCGGGTGACGTGATCGTGTTGATCGGCCGCGGTCCGCTGGGATGCGGTATGGAAGAAACGTACCAAATCACCTCGGCACTAAAATACTTGTCGTTCGGCAAAGAGGTGGCCTTGATTACCGATGCCCGATTCTCGGGGGTCAGCACCGGGGCCTGCATTGGGCACATCGGTCCCGAAGCATTGGCGGGCGGCCCGATTGCCAAAGTCCGCGATGGCGACATCATCGAAATCGAAGTCGACCGGGTTTCGTTGACGGGCCGAGTCGATTTGGTGCTCGAACCGGGGGCGGCCGAAACGACGGTCGAGCAGCGGTTTGCCGCACGTGAACCGCACCCGGATTTATCGGTCGAAGCAGAAATGCCCGCCGATACAAGATTGTGGGCGGCGCTTCAGCAAGTCGGCGGGGGGACGTGGGGCGGCTGTGTGTACGATGTCGATGAGATCGTAGCGACGCTTCAAGCGGGACTAAAGGCAAGACAGGGGCAACGAGAAAGCCGTTGAGGAAAATCGGCTGTTTCGCACATCGAATCACCCAATCGGCTTGCTGCCGACCAACTTCCGCCGGCGCTGGAAACCGCGACATAAAGCCCTTGCGAGACCGCGTCACTCGGGGATAATTCGTACAATTCTTGAACTTACAAACTTTTCCTCAAGCACTCAGGTAGCTAGTCATGGCTTTGGTTCCACTTCGCGTTGTACTCGACCACGCAGCAGAAAATGATTACGGCGTTGCCGCGTTCAACGTCAACAACATGGAACAGATTCAAGCGATCATGGAGGCGGCCGAAGAAACCGATTCGCCCGTGATCATCCAAGCATCGCGTGGTGCGCGTGCTTATACGCAAGACAACTACCTGCGTCACTTGATGATCGCAGCGACCGAGTTGTACCCCCACATCC
This window encodes:
- a CDS encoding TatD family hydrolase; this translates as MTLTLFDTHAHLNTDAFDGIVDDVITRAKDAGVVGINVVGIDVKTSRRACELAAAYPDYLFATIGIQPNSAAEAGEEDFAQIKAMVSQVGVKAIGETGLDCYWDDTPLPLQHDYFDRHMQLCRDTGLPMVIHMRESGDLIVEQLQRQSSVPAGIMHSFTGNIALGKQCLEMGLHLSFAGMVTFKKSDDLRAVAAIVPDDKLLVETDAPYLSPEPLRGKRPNEPARVAHTLRCLADVRGVSPERLAAITTENACRLFGLPV
- a CDS encoding phosphatidate cytidylyltransferase, with translation MNVLSQISTAASDLLSSLRPSVCGFRPSGMLASADGVLANAQWLSNRTYILLAVIITALGIATVVGEVLSRREPMGIESALIARFKHKVRVWWMMLAIFVFGFVLHRVGVVVLFGFVSFWALREFITMTPTRRGDHRTLFWVFFIFTPLQYILIGLGSSPPSWITTDPNRDFYDFYSIMIPVYASLFIPARAAIAGDYKRFLERSAKIQSGLLICVYSLSYAPALLDLDLVQTGKIPWNGSNVSLLVFFVLIAQLASVFERAWGKLAGRKVIAEKINASRTWEGFLGSMVTTGLVAAALSWATPFHPWEAWILGAVVTVMACAGTMTMSAIKRDRGVTDTGTLVQGHAGLLDQIDTICFAAPVFYHLTRFFWSV
- a CDS encoding zinc metallopeptidase, with the protein product MMLYFLFVLPPFLLGLYAQWKVKSAFAQMSKISTRMSGAQAARRMLDSAGLHSVGIEQVSGMLSDHYDPRAKVLRLSNDVYNGHSMAAVGVACHEAGHAFQDAQNYAPLMIRNTAVPAANFGSGAGIWMLLGGIWFGIPALAWIGVILFAAVVFFQVVNLPVEFNASSRAREQLVAQGIIAGNEEHYVAKVLNAAALTYVAATLQSIMTLAYYLFILLNDRR
- a CDS encoding YjhG/YagF family D-xylonate dehydratase — protein: MSEPDYFGALENVAAVQTKAAGPSGKLPLSDEILRNWSSGDLFGLTQSVGMGFDPRRVLGDQYLILSTQGGMRNPDGTPIALGYHTGHWEVGLLVQAAAEQVCQHDGVPFAAFVSDPCDGRTQGTQGMFDSLPYRNDAAMVMRRLIRSLPQRKGVIGIATCDKGLPAMMMALAGSSQLANVLVPGGVTLPPTVGEDAGKVQTIGARYSRGEMSLEEASLEGCRACGTPGGGCQFLGTAATSQVVAEALGMTVPHAALAPSGQPIWTKLARDSADASRQMVLRGQSLRDVLTDDAIFNAMLIHAAVGGSTNLLLHIPAIAAAAGLQRPDAAAFRKINQMVPRFVDCLPNGPVGHPTVRLFLAGGVPEVAWHLREQGLLRADAITVTGKTWNELLDVWQTSDRRQVCRERLVEADGVDPDEVIIPPTEATRRGMTSTVCFPSGNLCPEGSVIKATSIDPSVIDEDNVYRKRGPARVFTTERAAIAAIKGQTEPAIKAGDVIVLIGRGPLGCGMEETYQITSALKYLSFGKEVALITDARFSGVSTGACIGHIGPEALAGGPIAKVRDGDIIEIEVDRVSLTGRVDLVLEPGAAETTVEQRFAAREPHPDLSVEAEMPADTRLWAALQQVGGGTWGGCVYDVDEIVATLQAGLKARQGQRESR